The following coding sequences are from one Humulus lupulus chromosome X, drHumLupu1.1, whole genome shotgun sequence window:
- the LOC133803558 gene encoding heavy metal-associated isoprenylated plant protein 4 has product MATTDVGVITGVYKTNLHCPQCALDIKRPLLCTQGIHNVETDMEKCEIWVKGSFDPIKIQKRIQKLCKKKVELILPKVQIKETSLVEKKVIKETKQPDLRTTSVKVHLHCDQCARDLEKKLIRQKGIQSVKADMKTQILRVEGSVEGEKLVSFLRKKVHKHAEIIVPKNIEEKKVEIKEEKVVKEKQGITTTYDLVKKVEIKEQVKVVEAKSKEGNAPYFIHYVYAPQHFSDENPNACTIS; this is encoded by the exons ATGGCAACAACAGATGTTGGAGTAATCACTGGTGTTTACAAAACAAACCTACATTGCCCCCAGTGCGCGCTTGATATCAAGAGACCTCTTTTATGTACTCAAG GTATTCATAATGTGGAGACTGATATGGAGAAATGTGAAATATGGGTAAAAGGAAGCTTTGACCCCATTAAAATTCAGAAACGAATTCAGAAATTGTGCAAGAAGAAGGTTGAGTTAATTTTGCCCAAAGTGCAGATCAAAGAAACTAGCCTAGTTGAGAAAAAAGTGATCAAGGAAACCAAACAA CCAGATTTGCGGACAACATCAGTCAAGGTACACTTGCATTGCGACCAATGCGCGAGAGACCTCGAAAAGAAGTTGATAAGGCAAAAAG GTATTCAGAGTGTTAAAGCAGATATGAAAACTCAAATTTTGAGGGTGGAAGGAAGCGTTGAAGGTGAAAAACTAGTATCGTTCTTAAGAAAAAAAGTGCATAAACACGCAGAGATTATAGTCCCCAAAAATATAGAAGAAAAGAAGGTGGAAATTAAGGAAGAGAAAGTAGTCAAAGAAAAACAAGGAATTACTACTACTTATGACTTAGTGAAGAAGGTTGAGATTAAGGAACAAGTAAAGGTAGTGGAAGCAAAGTCTAAAGAAGGAAATGCTCCTTATTTTATTCACTATGTCTACGCTCCCCAACATTTTAGTGATGAAAATCCAAATGCTTGTACCATATCCTAG